The following proteins come from a genomic window of Malus sylvestris chromosome 4, drMalSylv7.2, whole genome shotgun sequence:
- the LOC126619086 gene encoding CASP-like protein 4B1, producing MKNQDDAPPKFDEQEVGSPPPVVPTRPPAADVENQTPSQIRTAGTGFGVAGILRRWKREDLLRRGSLSLRGLALVFSLLAFIIMASNKHGYGKNFDEYEEYRYVLAIAILATLYTGAQAFRHAHELSTGTEMFQQRTSALADFIGDQIMAYLLISSSSSAIPLTNSMRNYQDNLFTDAAASAISMAFFAFVALAISALISGHKLSTQSYI from the exons ATGAAGAATCAAGACGATGCACCACCGAAATTCGATGAACAAGAGGTCGGATCACCGCCCCCGGTTGTCCCAACGCGCCCACCGGCCGCTGACGTGGAGAACCAGACCCCGTCCCAGATCAGAACTGCTGGGACGGGGTTTGGGGTCGCGGGGATCCTGCGACGGTGGAAGAGGGAGGACTTGTTGAGGAGAGGGTCTCTGTCTCTGAGGGGACTTGCTCTGGTTTTTTCATTGCTGGCCTTCATCATCATGGCCAGCAACAAACACGGCTATGGGAAGAATTTCGATGAATATGAAGAATACAG GTATGTGTTGGCAATAGCGATTCTGGCGACGTTGTACACCGGGGCGCAAGCATTCCGGCATGCCCACGAGCTTTCCACCGGCACAGAAATGTTTCAGCAACGGACGTCGGCGTTGGCTGACTTTATCGGCGATCAG ATTATGGCTTATCTACTGATATCATCGTCATCGTCAGCGATTCCATTGACGAATAGCATGAGAAATTATCAAGACAACCTATTCACAGACGCTGCAGCATCTGCCATTAGCATGGCCTTTTTTGCTTTCGTTGCTCTTGCAATATCAGCTCTAATTTCCGGTCACAAATTATCGACTCAATCTTACATTTGA
- the LOC126619085 gene encoding probable WRKY transcription factor 33 — MTSSFTNLLTGNMENNGIGQDRTNWGGQFSDYSSNPNRFTDRNGTEIPKFRSLQPPSLPLSPPPVSPSSYLASTPAFSPTDFFSSPMFLSSSNNLESPTTGAFSSQVFDWMNNTKDTQQGIRESEPKMFSDFSFQPESRPATNLQSSSSMVSVEEPFKRERQAWDFSTTRQADSSAEKTGVKSEFEPIEANTQSNGLNGAPKSDYLHSTQSSQYGREQKSDDGFNWRKYGQKQVKGSENPRSYYKCTFPNCPTKKKVERSLDGQITQIVYKGSHNHPKPQSTRRSSSNAIQGSSYVISDQSVPTLSNPKVESITLQEDSSTSMGEDEFEQNSPISNSGGAEDENEPEAKRWKGENANDQAYVSSGSRIVKEPRIVVQTTSEIDILDDGYRWRKYGQKVVKGNPNPRSYYKCTSVGCPVRKHVERASHDTKAVITTYEGKHNHDVPAARGSGNYSNASRPAADNSSNNVSMAVRPLALPNHSNLGYLNSLQNTRRPAATESQPPYTLKMLQSEGSYGFSEF; from the exons ATGACTTCTTCCTTCACGAACCTCCTCACAGGCAACATGGAGAACAACGGGATCGGACAGGACAGGACTAATTGGGGGGGACAATTCTCGGACTATTCGTCTAATCCGAACCGGTTTACGGACAGAAACGGGACTGAAATCCCCAAGTTCAGATCACTCCAGCCTCCTTCTCtgcctctctctcctccccctGTCTCCCCTTCTTCTTACTTGGCTTCCACGCCAGCTTTTAGTCCCACCGATTTTTTCAGCTCACCCATGTTCCTCTCCTCCTCAAAT AATCTTGAATCTCCAACAACTGGAGCTTTTTCGAGTCAGGTTTTCGATTGGATGAATAATACCAAGGACACCCAGCAAGGAATTAGGGAGAGCGAGCCGAAAATGTTCTCCGATTTCTCGTTCCAACCGGAATCGCGGCCTGCAACTAATCTTCAATCTTCTTCTAGCATGGTTTCAGTG GAAGAACCATTCAAAAGAGAAAGGCAAGCGTGGGACTTTAGTACAACAAGGCAAGCTGATTCCTCAGCTGAGAAGACAGGAGTCAAGTCGGAATTCGAGCCAATTGAAGCGAATACGCAGAGTAATGGACTTAATGGTGCTCCCAAGTCCGATTACTTGCATTCTACTCAATCTTCGCAATATGGTCGAGAACAAAAATCGGATGATGGGTTCAATTGGAGGAAGTATGGGCAGAAACAAGTGAAGGGTAGCGAAAATCCGCGGAGTTATTACAAGTGCACGTTTCCGAATTGCCCGACAAAGAAGAAGGTTGAGAGATCATTGGATGGACAGATTACTCAAATTGTGTACAAGGGTAGTCACAACCATCCTAAGCCTCAGTCTACAAGAAGATCAAGCTCGAACGCAATTCAAGGTTCTTCGTATGTAATCTCCGATCAATCCGTTCCAACGTTATCCAATCCGAAAGTTGAGTCCATCACACTGCAGGAGGATTCTTCAACCTCAATGGGAGAAGATGAGTTTGAACAAAACTCTCCAATAAGTAATTCAGGAGGAGCTGAAGACGAAAATGAGCCTGAGGCGAAAAGATG GAAGGGAGAAAATGCAAATGATCAAGCCTACGTATCTTCTGGTAGTAGAATTGTAAAAGAACCAAGAATTGTGGTGCAAACAACAAGCGAAATCGATATTCTGGATGACGGGTATAGGTGGAGGAAGTATGGACAGAAAGTAGTGAAGGGAAATCCGAATCCGAG GAGCTACTACAAATGCACATCCGTGGGTTGTCCGGTGAGGAAGCATGTGGAGCGAGCATCGCATGACACAAAGGCGGTGATCACCACGTACGAAGGGAAACACAACCACGATGTTCCCGCAGCTCGTGGGAGCGGCAATTACAGCAATGCAAGTAGACCCGCTGCCGATAATAGCAGCAACAATGTGTCCATGGCTGTGAGGCCCTTGGCATTGCCCAACCATTCTAATTTGGGGTACCTCAACTCTCTTCAGAACACAAGGCGGCCAGCAGCCACTGAAAGCCAACCGCCGTATACACTCAAAATGTTGCAGAGTGaaggaagttatggattttctGAGTTCTGA
- the LOC126619084 gene encoding F-box/LRR-repeat protein 3-like, protein MKRQKTIPPNNTNNMNNNNGSNNGNNNVFHVLSDEIIFIILDCLEQNPIDKKSFSLVCKSFHAAESKHRKKLKPLRSDHLPRVLRRYPNVTHVDLTLCPRVPDASLAAVSNACRSTLRSIDLSRSNCFSGTGLLSLTANCKNLVEINLSNATELRDSAAAALAEAKNLEKLWLGRCKMITDMGVGCIAVGCKKLRLINLKWCLRVTDLGVGLLAVKCKDLQSLDLSYLPITDKCLPSIFELQYLEDLVLEGCFGIDDDSLSTFKHGCKSLKKLEISSCQNISHVGLSALASCSEGCLEQLVLSYGSPVTLALADSLEKLPTLQSIKLDGCLVTCAGLKSIGNWCVSLRELSLSKCVEVTDEGLSSILKKHKDLRKLDITCCRKITYASIAQISESCTALTSLKMESCTLVPREAFVLIGQRCQTLEEIDITDNEVDDEGLNSISRCSELSSLKLGICLNITDKGVVNIGMRCMKLLELDLYRCTGISDSSMSAIARGCPGLEMINIAYCKDITDSSLISLSKCSSLNTIESRGCPLITSLGLAAIAMGCKQLTKLDVKKCSNIDDAGMIPLAHFSQNLRQINLSYSSVTDVGLLSLASISCLQSLTILHLKGLSPNGLAAALLACGGLTKVKLQTTFKSLLPHALFEHLEARGCVFQWRDKFFRAELDPQCWKIQLEDIMQ, encoded by the exons ATGAAGAGGCAAAAGACCATTCCACCCAACAACACCAACAACATGAACAACAACAATGGCAGCAACAATGGCAACAACAACGTCTTCCATGTTCTGTCCGATGAAATCATATTCATAATCCTCGACTGCCTCGAGCAAAACCCAATTGACAAAAAGTCCTTCTCTTTGGTCTGCAAGTCCTTCCACGCCGCAGAATCCAAGCACCGCAAGAAGCTCAAGCCTTTGCGCTCCGACCACCTCCCGAGAGTCCTCCGCCGGTACCCAAATGTCACCCACGTTGATCTCACGCTCTGCCCGCGAGTCCCGGACGCCTCCCTCGCCGCCGTCTCAAATGCCTGCAGGTCCACCCTCCGTTCGATAGATCTTTCGCGGTCGAATTGCTTTTCCGGAACTGGGTTGCTGAGTTTGACTGCGAATTGCAAGAATCTGGTGGAGATCAACCTGTCGAACGCCACCGAGCTCAGAGACTCCGCGGCGGCGGCTCTGGCGGAGGCGAAGAACTTGGAGAAGCTGTGGCTGGGGAGGTGTAAGATGATTACGGATATGGGTGTTGGGTGTATTGCAGTTGGTTGCAAAAAGCTGAGATTGATTAATTTGAAATGGTGCCTCCGTGTTACCGACTTGGGGGTCGGATTGCTTGCTGTTAAGTGTAAAGATCTTCAAAGTTTGGATCTCTCTTACTTGCCG ATCACAGATAAATGCTTGCCGTCGATCTTCGAGTTAcaatatcttgaagatttggTTCTAGAAGGATGCTTCGGCATCGACGATGACAGCCTTTCTACCTTCAAACATGGGTGCAAGTCGCTTAAG AAACTTGAGATATCTAGCTGTCAGAACATTAGTCATGTTGGGTTGTCCGCCCTAGCAAGCTGTAGTGAAGGATGTTTAGAGCAACTCGTGTTGTCATATGGCTCTCCT GTAACTCTTGCTCTTGCTGACAGTTTGGAAAAGCTTCCAACATTGCAGTCAATCAAATTAGACGGTTGCCTGGTTACCTGCGCTGGACTAAAATCCATCGGAAACTGGTGTGTTTCACTAAGGGAGCTGAGCTTAAGTAAATGTGTGGAGGTGACCGATGAGGGTCTGTCCTCCATTTTGAAAAAGCACAAGGATTTGCGGAAGCTAGACATCACATGCTGCCGAAAGATAACTTATGCTTCTATTGCCCAGATTTCTGAGTCGTGTACGGCACTCACTTCTCTTAAGATGGAGTCATGTACCCTGGTTCCTCGAGAAGCATTTGTCCTCATTGGACAGAGATGCCAAACTCTTGAGGAGATTGACATAACAGATAATGAAGTCGACGACGAAG GTCTGAATTCCATCTCTAGATGTTCCGAACTCTCCAGCTTAAAACTAGGAATTTGCCTGAATATAACTGACAAAGGAGTCGTGAACATTGGCATGCGCTGTATGAAACTCTTAGAGCTCGATCTATACAG atGCACAGGAATTTCAGACTCAAGCATGTCAGCTATTGCTAGAGGTTGTCCTGGACTTGAGATGATTAACATAGCCTACTGCAAAGACATTACTGATAGTTCGTTAATCTCGTTGTCAAAATGCTCAAGTTTGAACACCATTGAAAGTCGAGGATGTCCTCTTATCACATCTTTGGGTCTAGCAGCAATTGCTATGGGATGCAAGCAACTGACCAAGCTGGACGTAAAGAAGTGTTCAAATATTGATGATGCTGGGATGATCCCACTTGCTCACTTTTCTCAGAACCTTAGACAA ATTAATTTGTCATATAGCTCAGTTACAGATGTGGGGCTGTTATCCTTAGCCAGTATCAGTTGCCTACAGAGCTTAACCATCTTGCACTTGAAGGGCTTGAGCCCTAATGGACTGGCAGCTGCCTTATTGGCCTGCGGGGGGCTAACTAAAGTAAAGCTCCAAACAACCTTCAAGTCATTGCTACCCCATGCTCTTTTCGAACATTTAGAAGCGCGCGGTTGTGTGTTTCAGTGGAGAGATAAATTCTTCAGG GCAGAATTGGACCCTCAATGTTGGAAAATACAGTTAGAAGACATCATGCAATGA